Proteins encoded together in one Chiloscyllium plagiosum isolate BGI_BamShark_2017 chromosome 3, ASM401019v2, whole genome shotgun sequence window:
- the si:ch211-241j12.3 gene encoding actin-85C isoform X5 — MKAGFANQDLPTTIFPTVIGQPKYERVCNGRNQKDVYIGHDAQHMRGVLSLHYPLEHGVVTNWDEIEKIWHHTFYHQLRIEPEDHPVFLTEAAMNPHRNRERMVEIMFEVFNVPFTYVAIQAVLALFSSGRTTGITLDSGDGVTHTVPVYEGYSLPHAIQRLNLAGRDLTEYFGKLLKERGYSFNTSAEQEIVRDIKEKHCYVAEDYEREVGHLGNCGELNYRLPDGQIITIGNERVRAPELLFKPEVIGRDHYGIHESLLRAIILCDVDLRQTFVGNIVLSGGNTLLTGLGARVQKEISSMLPLDLSKYVHISSPANRDFTVWSGGAALASSSVIDHAWISREDYYEFGPKIVHRKCF; from the exons ATGAAAGCTGGCTTTGCAAATCAGGACCTACCAACGACTATATTTCCAACGGTAATTGGACAACCTAAATATGAG AGAGTTTGTAATGGGAGGAATCAAAAAGATGTTTACATTGGGCACGATGCTCAACATATGCGAGGTGTTCTTTCCTTGCACTACCCACTGGAACATGGCGTTGTGACAAACTGGGATGAAATAGAAAAG ATCTGGCATCATACATTTTATCACCAGCTCCGCATTGAGCCTGAAGATCATCCAGTTTTCCTGACAGAGGCAGCCATGAACCCACACCGGAACCGAGAGCGAATGGTTGAGATCATGTTTGAAGTTTTTAATGTGCCTTTTACTTATGTGGCAATTCAAGCTGTCTTAGCACTTTTCTCTTCTGGGAGAACAACAG GTATAACCTTGGACTCTGGAGATGGAGTGACACACACTGTACCAGTCTATGAAGGGTACAGTCTGCCTCATGCCATACAACGCCTAAATCTGGCTGGCCGAGATCTCACAGAATATTTTGGAAAG CTGTTGAAAGAAAGGGGTTATTCATTTAATACTTCAGCAGAACAGGAAATTGTCCGAGATATCAAAGAGAAGCACTGTTATGTTGCCGAAGACTATGAAAGAGAAGTGGGGCACTTGGGAAATTGTGGCGAACTAAACTACAGATTGCCTGATGGACAAATAATTACAATAGGCAACGAGAGGGTCAG AGCTCCAGAGCTTTTGTTTAAACCAGAGGTGATCGGAAGAGATCACTATGGAATTCATGAGAGTCTTCTCCGCGCCATTATTCTCTGTGATGTGGACCTGAGACAAACCTTTGTTGGAAATATTGTTCTCTCAG GAGGAAACACACTGCTGACTGGATTAGGAGCAAGAGTACAAAAAGAAATCTCTTCCATGTTGCCCCTGGACCTGTCTAAGTATGTACACATTTCAAGCCCAGCAAACCGGGACTTCACAGTGTGGAGTGGGGGTGCTGCCCTGGCAAGTTCATCTGTCATTGACCATGCCTGGATCAGCCGAGAAGACTATTATGAATTTGGTCCAAAAATTGTTCATAGGAAGTGCTTTTAA